The following are encoded in a window of Gammaproteobacteria bacterium genomic DNA:
- a CDS encoding isochorismatase family protein — translation MTHESNRALCDAAQGCLVLLDIQERLARAMPAKVLSRLQRNAQLLLRAATALQVPVLVTQQYPQGLGPLLPELARMLPEAAPRIDKTRFSCAAVPEFRQALTESQRRQVVIAGMETHICVLQTALELQRDGWTCFVMSDATCSRQRDHYGFALERLRYAGVAVAETESAIFEWLRDAAHPAFKEMSALIQAKETA, via the coding sequence ATGACGCATGAAAGCAACCGCGCGTTATGCGACGCCGCACAGGGATGCCTGGTGCTGCTGGACATCCAGGAGCGGCTGGCAAGGGCCATGCCGGCGAAAGTGCTGAGCCGCCTGCAACGCAACGCCCAACTGCTGCTGCGGGCGGCAACGGCGCTGCAAGTGCCAGTGCTGGTTACGCAGCAATATCCGCAGGGACTGGGGCCGCTGCTCCCGGAACTGGCCCGGATGCTGCCCGAGGCGGCGCCGCGGATTGACAAGACGCGCTTCTCCTGCGCCGCGGTGCCCGAGTTTCGGCAGGCGCTGACCGAAAGCCAGCGGCGGCAGGTGGTGATCGCAGGCATGGAGACGCATATCTGCGTGCTGCAGACCGCGCTGGAACTGCAACGGGACGGCTGGACCTGCTTCGTGATGTCCGACGCCACCTGCTCCCGGCAGCGGGACCACTACGGCTTTGCCCTGGAACGCCTGCGCTATGCGGGCGTCGCCGTCGCCGAGACCGAATCCGCGATCTTCGAGTGGTTGCGGGACGCCGCCCATCCCGCGTTCAAGGAGATGTCGGCGCTGATCCAGGCAAAGGAGACGGCCTGA
- a CDS encoding TolC family outer membrane protein, giving the protein MLACAAPASAADLLSLYRQALVSDPAYQEALYSESATREARPQAQARLLPEIEFRTDGSFRRQDITAPPGPFGGRMQTDFKEYGYRLQVRQPLFRPERILQLAQSKHRIQEASAQARGALQGLLLRVSEAYFGILGARKNLLFVRAEIRSLEEQLRRARQRLELGLGTIVDVEEVQAGFDLAVARELRAQNDLAIARERLREITGAPPPKLEELREDLPLTPPQPENVATWVKIAGENDPAIHAAQQRLERLQREIGRQRAGHLPTVDLVAHNNSRNTGGRFGNSIVDEDMVRLEMQLPLFQGGTTNSQTRQAREEHKGARASLERVQRTAERGVRESFWSVQSEISRVRALAQAVNSNRTALQAAQAGLEVGTRTSVDLVNAERSLSEAQSNHARARYDYVLNTLRLKRAAGILQDSDLEELNRWLAPEETDKINVETDAAAEAAEEAPPGEPETPQDEAQPEEATGEDDDA; this is encoded by the coding sequence TTGCTGGCCTGCGCCGCGCCCGCCTCCGCCGCCGACCTGCTGTCGCTGTACCGCCAGGCGTTGGTCTCCGACCCTGCCTACCAGGAGGCCCTTTACAGCGAGAGCGCCACCCGCGAGGCCCGGCCCCAGGCCCAGGCCAGGCTATTGCCGGAAATCGAGTTCAGAACCGACGGCAGCTTTCGCAGGCAGGATATCACCGCCCCGCCCGGCCCTTTCGGCGGACGCATGCAGACGGACTTCAAAGAATACGGCTACCGTCTCCAAGTGCGCCAACCCTTGTTCCGCCCGGAGCGCATTCTGCAGCTGGCGCAATCGAAACACCGGATACAAGAGGCCAGCGCGCAGGCGCGCGGCGCCCTGCAGGGACTGCTGTTGCGGGTATCGGAAGCGTACTTCGGCATCCTCGGCGCCCGCAAGAACCTGCTTTTCGTGCGCGCCGAAATCCGTTCGCTGGAAGAACAGCTGCGGCGCGCCCGGCAGCGCCTGGAGCTGGGGCTGGGCACCATCGTGGACGTGGAAGAAGTGCAGGCGGGCTTCGACCTCGCCGTCGCCCGCGAATTGCGGGCGCAAAACGATCTGGCCATCGCCCGCGAGCGGCTGCGGGAGATCACCGGAGCGCCCCCTCCGAAACTGGAGGAACTGCGGGAAGACCTGCCCCTGACCCCGCCCCAGCCGGAAAACGTGGCGACATGGGTGAAGATCGCGGGGGAAAACGACCCGGCCATCCATGCCGCCCAGCAGCGACTCGAGCGCTTGCAGCGGGAAATTGGCCGGCAACGGGCCGGGCACCTGCCCACCGTGGACCTGGTAGCCCACAACAACAGCCGCAACACTGGCGGCCGCTTCGGCAACAGCATCGTGGACGAGGATATGGTGCGCCTGGAAATGCAGCTCCCTCTGTTCCAGGGCGGCACCACCAATTCCCAGACCCGCCAGGCGCGGGAGGAGCACAAGGGCGCGCGCGCCTCCCTGGAGCGCGTCCAGCGCACCGCCGAACGGGGCGTCCGCGAGTCTTTCTGGAGCGTGCAGTCGGAGATCAGCCGGGTGCGGGCGCTGGCGCAGGCGGTGAACTCCAACCGCACGGCGTTGCAGGCCGCCCAGGCCGGTCTGGAAGTGGGTACGCGCACCTCCGTGGACCTGGTGAATGCCGAGCGCAGCCTGTCCGAGGCCCAGAGCAACCATGCCCGCGCGCGCTACGACTACGTGCTGAACACGCTGCGCCTGAAGCGCGCGGCGGGCATCCTGCAGGACTCCGACCTGGAGGAACTGAACCGCTGGCTGGCGCCAGAGGAGACGGACAAGATAAACGTAGAGACGGATGCGGCGGCGGAAGCCGCGGAGGAGGCGCCGCCGGGAGAACCGGAGACGCCGCAGGACGAAGCACAACCTGAAGAAGCAACGGGAGAAGACGATGACGCATGA
- a CDS encoding protein-L-isoaspartate O-methyltransferase produces the protein MYEISANSGSLEQARRNLIESQVRAWEVFDPQVLELLNRVHREDFMPAAYRRLALADFAVPLGHGQYAMTPKLEARLLQCLAPQPGDKALEIGTGSAYLSALLASCSRELRSLDLFPEFLHAARDKLGRYGIANVTLEERDGLAGCAEGAPYDIIAVTGAMYRMRPELPLQLAPGGRLFAVLGRPPAMQATLIRRLAAKVWRTEPLFETEVPFLVGAEEPGEFRF, from the coding sequence ATGTACGAAATTTCCGCCAATTCCGGGAGCCTCGAGCAGGCCCGGCGCAATCTCATCGAGTCCCAGGTGCGCGCCTGGGAGGTGTTCGACCCCCAGGTGCTGGAACTGCTGAACCGCGTCCACCGCGAGGACTTCATGCCCGCCGCCTACCGCCGCCTGGCCCTGGCCGACTTTGCCGTCCCCCTGGGACACGGACAATACGCCATGACCCCGAAACTGGAGGCGCGGCTGCTGCAGTGCCTGGCGCCGCAACCCGGCGACAAGGCCCTGGAGATCGGCACGGGGAGCGCCTATCTAAGCGCCCTGCTGGCCAGCTGCAGCCGCGAACTGCGCAGCCTCGACCTGTTCCCGGAGTTCCTGCACGCGGCCAGGGACAAACTCGGCCGGTACGGCATCGCCAACGTAACGCTGGAAGAACGGGACGGACTCGCCGGCTGCGCCGAAGGCGCCCCCTACGACATCATCGCGGTCACCGGCGCCATGTACCGCATGCGCCCGGAGCTGCCGCTGCAACTCGCGCCCGGCGGGCGGCTGTTCGCGGTGCTGGGGCGGCCCCCGGCAATGCAGGCCACCCTGATCCGGCGCCTCGCGGCGAAAGTCTGGCGCACGGAACCGCTGTTCGAGACCGAAGTCCCCTTCCTCGTCGGTGCCGAAGAACCCGGGGAATTCCGTTTCTGA
- the thiC gene encoding phosphomethylpyrimidine synthase ThiC, protein MSAVVTEPPRSPQQAAAPDQEFFPSSRKIYVRGSRPELRVPMREVRQAAGNGAGKGNGADAAAQRRLPPVILYDTSGPYTDPEARIDLQAGLPELRAPWLDERPEIERLPDFSSQFHQRPAAPENARLRFPDARLPRRARAGAGVTQLYYARRGVVTPEMEFAAIRERQQLERTDRAGASRRPGVPHGARLPERVTPEFVRDEIAAGRAILPSNINHPELEPMVIGRNFLVKVNANIGNSIVSSTVSEEVEKMVWAIRWGADTLMDLSTGRHIHETREWILRNCPVPVGTVPIYQALERAGGRAEDLSWPLFRDILVEQAEQGVDYFTIHAGVRREHIPLTAGRVTGIVSRGGAIMAKWCMAHRRESFLYRHFEEICEIARSYDVAFSLGDGLRPGSIADANDAAQFAELRTLGELTRIAWRHEAQVMIEGPGHVPMHLVEENVTREIEECGGAPFYTLGPLVTDIAPGYDHIVSAIGAAMIGWYGAAMLCYVTPKEHLGLPDRNDVKDGLIAYRIAAHAADLAKGHPAARLRDDALSRARFEFRWEDQFNLGLDPRRAREYHDQTLPRDAHKQAHFCSMCGPRFCSMKITQEVRAQAARDDVRDRTSS, encoded by the coding sequence ATGAGCGCAGTTGTTACCGAACCGCCGCGGTCTCCGCAGCAGGCGGCGGCCCCGGACCAGGAGTTTTTTCCCAGTTCCCGCAAGATCTACGTGCGCGGCTCGCGTCCGGAGCTACGGGTGCCCATGCGCGAAGTGCGCCAGGCGGCCGGCAACGGCGCCGGCAAGGGCAACGGCGCCGATGCCGCCGCGCAGCGCCGCTTGCCGCCTGTGATCCTGTACGATACTTCAGGCCCCTATACCGATCCCGAAGCCCGGATCGATCTCCAGGCGGGCCTGCCGGAGCTGCGTGCCCCCTGGCTGGACGAACGACCGGAGATCGAGCGCCTGCCCGATTTTTCGTCGCAGTTCCACCAGCGCCCGGCGGCGCCGGAGAATGCGCGGCTGCGCTTTCCTGACGCCCGCCTGCCGCGCCGGGCCCGCGCCGGCGCCGGGGTCACCCAGCTGTACTACGCGCGCCGGGGGGTGGTTACCCCGGAGATGGAGTTTGCCGCGATCCGCGAACGCCAGCAGCTGGAACGGACGGACCGGGCGGGCGCGTCCCGCCGCCCCGGCGTGCCGCACGGCGCCCGCCTGCCGGAACGGGTGACGCCGGAGTTCGTGCGCGACGAGATCGCCGCCGGGCGCGCGATCCTGCCATCCAACATCAACCACCCCGAACTGGAGCCGATGGTTATCGGCCGCAATTTCCTGGTCAAGGTCAACGCCAACATCGGCAACTCCATTGTCTCCTCCACGGTTTCGGAGGAGGTGGAGAAGATGGTCTGGGCGATTCGCTGGGGAGCGGACACGCTGATGGATCTCTCCACCGGGCGGCATATCCACGAGACGCGCGAGTGGATCCTGCGCAACTGCCCCGTGCCGGTGGGCACCGTGCCGATCTACCAGGCTCTGGAGCGGGCGGGCGGCCGGGCGGAAGACCTGAGCTGGCCTCTGTTCCGCGATATCCTGGTGGAACAGGCCGAACAGGGCGTGGACTACTTCACGATCCATGCCGGCGTGCGGCGCGAGCATATTCCGCTGACTGCCGGCCGGGTGACCGGCATCGTGTCCCGCGGCGGCGCGATCATGGCGAAATGGTGCATGGCGCACCGTCGGGAGAGCTTTCTCTACCGGCATTTCGAGGAGATCTGCGAGATCGCCAGAAGCTACGATGTCGCCTTTTCCCTGGGCGACGGGCTGCGCCCCGGCTCGATCGCGGACGCCAACGATGCGGCCCAGTTTGCCGAACTGCGCACGCTGGGCGAACTCACCCGCATCGCGTGGCGGCACGAGGCGCAGGTCATGATCGAGGGGCCGGGGCACGTGCCCATGCATCTGGTGGAGGAGAATGTCACGCGCGAGATCGAGGAGTGCGGCGGCGCCCCCTTCTACACCCTGGGGCCCTTGGTCACCGACATCGCGCCCGGCTACGATCACATCGTATCGGCGATCGGCGCGGCGATGATCGGCTGGTACGGCGCCGCCATGCTGTGCTACGTCACGCCCAAGGAACATCTGGGCCTGCCGGATCGCAACGATGTCAAAGACGGTCTCATCGCATACCGGATCGCCGCCCATGCCGCCGACCTTGCCAAGGGGCACCCGGCGGCCCGGTTGCGCGACGACGCCTTGTCGCGGGCGCGCTTCGAGTTCCGCTGGGAGGATCAGTTCAACCTGGGTCTGGATCCCCGGCGGGCGCGCGAATATCACGACCAGACCCTGCCCAGGGACGCGCACAAGCAGGCGCATTTTTGCTCCATGTGCGGCCCCCGCTTCTGCTCCATGAAGATCACCCAGGAAGTGCGCGCCCAGGCGGCGCGCGACGATGTCCGCGACCGTACTTCTTCCTGA